In Hallerella succinigenes, the following are encoded in one genomic region:
- a CDS encoding SGNH/GDSL hydrolase family protein, with protein MKFLALPLFCAAWAFAILPNENLSQGKMAYVDGNDSSAYLTDGSLTNWKYKESKNVALHIGEGPSKVFVSWELYSFGGIDWADFALACPHTKTLLTDFAILTSANSTTGFDGDWDTAYVVTQNQVLARGVAVDFEGKSWIRLVSDDNAGQFLEVEVFDISNGQNDTWFFMGTSISAMGIKQQDSDTTKTTAMLIHEQFPDFTPAMLRGGVSCINTTDIVNHLPEYLEAVGNVNFWAIEMGTNDGWGGGTWNLSTYVQNLQTIIDAAKAYGISVVLARTLATDSSKAGWQIAPEFLAAEDSLIQVNGLYQGPDFYAFFKEHPEYLASDGVHPNGETGGGAAMHRLWAEAIAPIYADTTSAIYSHRKRASSASPSLVKVIVNGGSVEIRTPKGSSVQNFDAKGRIAH; from the coding sequence ATGAAATTTTTAGCGTTGCCGCTTTTTTGCGCGGCTTGGGCGTTTGCCATTCTCCCGAATGAAAATCTTTCTCAAGGCAAGATGGCCTATGTCGATGGAAACGATTCGAGCGCTTACCTGACAGATGGGAGTCTCACGAATTGGAAATATAAGGAATCCAAGAATGTGGCTCTTCATATTGGGGAAGGACCTTCCAAGGTGTTTGTTTCTTGGGAGCTTTATTCGTTCGGCGGAATTGACTGGGCGGATTTCGCTTTGGCTTGCCCGCATACAAAAACGCTTTTGACGGACTTCGCCATTTTGACTTCGGCAAACAGCACCACGGGCTTTGACGGTGACTGGGATACGGCTTATGTCGTCACCCAAAACCAAGTGCTTGCGCGCGGTGTGGCGGTAGATTTTGAAGGCAAGTCGTGGATCCGCTTGGTTTCTGACGATAACGCGGGGCAGTTTTTGGAAGTAGAAGTTTTTGACATCAGCAACGGCCAAAACGATACCTGGTTTTTCATGGGGACGAGTATTTCGGCGATGGGGATCAAGCAGCAGGATTCGGATACGACCAAGACGACTGCAATGCTTATTCATGAGCAGTTCCCGGACTTTACGCCGGCGATGCTTCGCGGTGGCGTCTCCTGCATTAATACGACAGACATTGTGAATCATTTGCCGGAGTATTTGGAAGCGGTTGGGAACGTGAATTTTTGGGCGATTGAAATGGGAACGAATGACGGCTGGGGCGGCGGTACGTGGAACCTTTCGACCTATGTCCAGAACTTGCAGACGATTATCGATGCCGCAAAGGCGTATGGAATTTCTGTGGTTCTTGCTCGAACGCTTGCAACGGATTCAAGCAAGGCCGGCTGGCAAATCGCGCCGGAATTTCTCGCGGCGGAAGATAGCCTGATTCAGGTAAACGGTCTTTATCAGGGCCCGGATTTTTATGCGTTCTTTAAGGAACATCCGGAATATTTAGCTTCCGACGGTGTGCATCCGAATGGAGAAACGGGCGGAGGCGCAGCAATGCACCGTTTGTGGGCAGAAGCAATCGCCCCGATTTATGCGGACACGACTTCGGCAATTTATTCCCATCGAAAAAGGGCTTCGTCGGCATCGCCTTCGCTTGTGAAAGTCATTGTGAATGGTGGAAGTGTCGAAATTCGCACCCCCAAGGGAAGCTCGGTGCAAAATTTTGATGCGAAAGGCCGTATCGCGCATTGA